In Lotus japonicus ecotype B-129 chromosome 5, LjGifu_v1.2, one genomic interval encodes:
- the LOC130721286 gene encoding uncharacterized protein LOC130721286, translating into MTSTVHQSQNPATSFKRWGRKSPFVRYGLPMISLTVLGSLGLAHLLQGSKDIAKVKDDQEWEIIEARKALSRTGPVDAYQPKKISLEDELKVLQQKVDINDYEYKKIPKPNESHRN; encoded by the exons ATGACTTCTACAGTTCATCAGAGTCAGAATCCAGCTACTTCATTCAAAAGATGGGGCAGGAAAAGCCCTTTTGTCAGATATGGTCTTCCTATGATCTCTCTTACTGTCCTTGGCTCTCTTGGCCTTGCTCATCTCTTGCAAGGAAG TAAGGATATTGCAAAGGTGAAAGATGATCAGGAATGGGAAATCATTGAAGCAAGAAAAGCCTTGTCTAGAACAGGGCCAGTGGATGCATACCAGCCAAAAAAGATTTCATTGGAGGATGAGCTAAAG GTTTTGCAACAAAAAGTGGACATTAACGACTATGAGTACAAGAAAATTCCTAAACCAAATGAAAGCCACAGAAACTAG